One Malus domestica chromosome 11, GDT2T_hap1 genomic region harbors:
- the LOC103447706 gene encoding metallothionein-like protein type 2, which yields MSSNCSCGSDCKCGSGCKCGMHADLGYSETTSTTIIAGVAPVKTFSEGSEMNYGAENDCKCGSNCSCSSCGCNK from the exons ATGTCTAGCAATTGTAGCTGTGGTAGTGACTGCAAGTGCGGCAGTGGCTGCAA ATGTGGGATGCACGCTGACTTGGGTTACTCAGAGACCACTTCCACTACCATCATTGCTGGGGTTGCACCAGTGAAGAC GTTCTCTGAGGGGTCTGAGATGAACTATGGAGCAGAGAATGACTGCAAGTGTGGCTCAAACTGCAGCTGCAGCTCATGCGGCTGCAACAAATGA